Sequence from the Polynucleobacter sp. Adler-ghost genome:
CTGGTGCATTGCGCGTTGGCGCTGACTTTATCAAGCGCCTTAACTTAAATGCGCCTTGCGCAATTAGCAATCCAACTTGGGAAAACCACCGCGGTATTTTTGAATCCGCTGGCTTTGAAGTAGTTGAGTACACCTACTTCGATGGCAAAACCCGCGGCGTAGATTTTGATGGCATGGTGAAGTCTTTAGAGTCTTTCCCAAAATACACCACCGTATTGCTGCATGCTTGCTGCCACAATCCAACCGGTGCTGACATTACCGAAGCGCAATGGCGTCAAGTGATCGATATCTGTAAAGCAAAAGAACTCATTCCATTTTTAGACATGGCTTACCAGGGCTTTGCCGCTGGCATTGAGCAAGATGGTATTGCAGTTCGTTTGTTTGCTCAGTCTGGTATGTCGTTCTTTGTATCGAGCTCTTTCTCCAAATCGTTCTCACTGTATGGTGAGCGCGTTGGCGCTTTGTCTATCGTGACGCAAAGCAAAGATGAATCCACTCGTGTCCTCTCTCAATTGAAGCGCGTAATTCGTACAAATTATTCCAATCCTCCAACTCACGGCGCTGCAATTGCTGCCGCTGTTTTGAATTCACCAGAACTCAGAAAGCTGTGGGAGGATGAATTGGCGCAGATGCGTGATCGCATTAAAGCAATGCGTCATGGTCTCGTAGAAAAATTGGCTGCTGCTGGCGTAAAGCAAGACTTTGCTTTTATTGAGGCTCAGCGTGGCATGTTCTCTTACTCTGGCTTAAGCGCTGAACAAGTTGAGCGACTACAAAAGGAAGATGGTATTTACGCCCTCTCCACAGGTCGCATTTGTGTAGCCGCCCTCAATACTAAAAATATTGATAAGGTAGCTAAAGCAATCGCTCGTGTATTAGCATAACAAGGCGTCATAAGCGGTTACACTGGATTATCAGGAGGCATCATGCTATATCAGTTACACGAATTTCAAAAAGCCTTACTTCAACCAATGAGCTCATGGGCTCGCGCTGCGTCTGAAGCTTTTATCAACGCTTCCAATCCAGCATCAAAGGTTCCGGGGTCTGAACGTCTAGCTGCAAGTTATGAACTTCTCTATCGTCTTGGTAAAGACTATAAAAAACCAGAATTTGGTATCCGCTCTGTACAGGCACATGGTCGCGAAGTAGCGATTCATGAAAGAACGATTGTTGCTAAACCATTCTGCAACCTCATTCGCTTTAAGCGCTTCTCTGACGATCTCGATGTCATCAAGAAACTGAAAGATGATCCAGTGGTGTTGGTGGTTGCACCCCTATCTGGACACCATTCCACCTTATTGCGCGATACAGTCCGCACACTCTTACAAGATCACAAGGTCTATATCACTGACTGGATCGATGCTCGCATTGTTCCTGCGGATGCTGAGGATTTTGGCCTAGATGATTACGTTCACTATATTCAAGATTTTATTCGCGTTATCGGTGCGGAGGACTTACATGTTATCTCTGTCTGTCAGCCAACAGTTCCTACCTTAGGCGCAATCTCATTGATGGCCTCGGCCGGAGAAAAAACACCGGCTTCCATGATTATGATGGGCGGCCCAATTGATGCACGCAAATCACCAACCGCTGTTAACAACTTAGCGGATCAAAAGTCTTATGACTGGTTTGAAAGTCATGTGATTTACAGAGTACCTCCAAGCTATCCTGGTGCAGGCCGCAAAGTCTATCCAGGTTTCTTACAGCACACTGGCTTTATTGCCATGAATCCACAGAACCATATGCAGTCACATTGGGACTACTTCCAAAACTTAGTCCGCGGCGATGAGCAGGACGCTGAAGCGCATATTCGTTTTTATGACGAGTACAACGCCGTGCTTGATATGGATGCGAAGTTCTACTTAGACACCATCAAAACTGTATTCCAAGACTATTCCCTACCGAATGGTACATGGGCAGTATCTGGCGATCTAGTGAAGCCACAAGATATTAAAAAAACTGCACTTCTTACTGTAGAAGGTGAGTTAGACGACATCTCCGGTAGCGGACAAACTCGCGCAGCACATGCATTGTGTGCAGGAATTCCAAAAGCCGATAAGGATCACTACGAAGTTGCTGGCGCTGGTCACTATGGCATATTCTCAGGTCGTCGTTGGCGCGAGAAGGTGTATCCAAAGATTAAATCGTTTATTCGTGAGCACCAAGGTGTTCAGAAGAAAACGCGTGCTAGACCTCCAAAACTAGAGGGTTCAAAGTCTGCATAAATCAGCGGCGCGACTTTCGGGTCGCGCTTCTAGTTTTAGGGCGTGCAAATTGCAATGAATATAAAGCAGACGAAAGAACTTGCAGATCGTCTCGAGGATATTCTTCCTCAAACCCAATGTACTAAATGCAGCTACCCAGATTGCCGAGCCTATGCGCAAGCGATGGCAACAGGTGAGGCCTTACCCAATCGCTGCCCTCCTGGCGGAATTGTAGGTATCGAGCGACTGAGCGCAATTCTGACACCCATCTTTCCTCAAGATGCGTTTGAACTACACCCTACAATCAATTCTGAATGTGGCTTAGAGCGCCCTAGACCTGTTGCATTCATAGACCCTACGACTTGTATTGGTTGCACGCTTTGTATTCAAGCTTGTCCTGTAGATGCGATTGTCGGTGCCTCTAAGCAGATGCATGTGGTCTTAAGTGATTGGTGCACAGGTTGTGATCTATGCATCCCTCCTTGCCCTGTAGACTGCATCACTATGCTTGATGTGACTGACAAAAAAACTGGTTGGGATGCCTGGTCTCAGGAATTAGCGGATTTGGCGCGTACAAGATATGCAACTCGTAATATCCGATTAGATCGCGAGCAACGCGACAATGATGAGCGACTTGCAAAGAAAGCTGCCGCTAAACTAGCTGTAGTGAATGCAGAGAATCCCGATTCAGAAGCTGCTCGAAAAGAGCAGGAAAGAAAGCGGGCCATCATTGCAGCTGCTATTGCGCGAGCTCAGCAACAGAAATGATGAATCTGGAAAAGCGCCAAGCTTTCTTTGAGCTACTCAGAGAAAACAATCCCCATCCAGAAACCGAATTGGAATATAGCTCTCCGTTTGAACTACTCATTGCCGTATTGCTATCGGCACAAGCAACCGATATTTCCGTAAACAAAGGTACACGTCAGCTATTTAAGATTGCCAACACGCCCCAAGCTCTCTTGGATCTGGGCGAGCAAGGTGTGAAGCCTTTTATTCAGCACATTGGCTTATTCAACTCCAAGGGCAAGCATATTCAAGAGACTTGTCGAATACTGCTTGAAAAGCATGGTGGTGAAGTGCCTCAAAATCGCGAAGAGCTAGAGTTGCTCCCAGGGGTTGGCAGAAAGACTGCAAACGTGATTCTCAATACTGCCTTTGGCCAACCCACTATGGCAGTCGATACCCATATTTTTAGAGTCTCAAACCGAACTGGTTTGGCACCGGGTAAAGATGTTGTGAAAGTTGAAGAGCAGTTGCTCAAACGCATCCCGAAAGAGTTTTTAATGGATGCGCATCATTGGCTCATTCTGCATGGCCGATATACCTGTAAAGCCCGTAATCCGGATTGCGAGCAATGTATCGTTGAGCCTCTCTGCGGCTTTAAACAGAAAACTGGCAAAGGAAAAGTTCGTGGCAATATTTAATCCGACCCGCGAAGAGGTAAGGCGCTTTTTTTGTGATACCTGGAAGAAGAAAACCAGGGATCAAATTCTGACGCCAATGGAAACACTTGCAAGCGACTGGATGGTTGAGCACCCGGAATATCATGGTCTCTTAGCAGATCCAGAAGTCGCAGTTGCGCAAGACTACACGCCAGAGCGTGGTGAGACTAATCCCTTCCTACACCTCTCCATGCACTTATCGATTAGCGAACAAACCTCGATCGATCAACCCCCAGGCATTAAAGAAGTTTCTGAAAAGTTAGCAAAGAAACAGGGCTCTACGCATGAAGCTCAGCACGCCATGATGGAATGCTTGGGACAGGTCATGTGGGAGGCGCAACGTGATGGACAGCCGCTCAGTCCCGAGAAATATCTTGAGGCACTACAGAAATTGATCTAGTGACTACGCTTTACCAGCATTCGCTTGCTCAGAATTACAGTAGAGACAACTAAAAAAGCAAAGATCATATTCATTAAGGTGATGCGATCATCCAAGAAAAAGCTCGAGGCCAGTAGCGTACAAAAAGGCTGAATCAATTGAACTTGGCTGACCCTTGCAATTCCGCCGATAGCAAGACCCTCGTACCAAAAAAAGAAGCCTAGATACATCGGAAATATACTCAGATAGACAAAGCTTGTCCAAGCAACTACATCAGCACCCCAATACGATGAAGAAAATGTGAAGTAAGTTGCCACGATATTAATAGGCAATGAAATCACTAGCGCCCAAGAAATTACCGTACGCGGGTTCATCTTTCGGGATAACTCTCCACCCTCCACATACCCCACGCAAGCGCAAATGCCACCCAGCACGAGCAGAATATCTACATAGGTAAAACTTCCGGAACTTTTAAGCAAGGCATACATCATCACCAGTGCAGCGCCCAAAATGGATACAAGCCAAAAACCGATTGAGGGACGCTCCTTAAAGCGGATAACTCCGATCACTGTAGTCGCTAAGGGCATCATCCCCAAAATAACAGCACCATGGGAGGATGAGCCCTCCTTCATAGCTAGGGTAGTAAAGATTGGAAATCCAAAAACGACACCCAACGCAATCACAGCAAACTTCAATAAGTCAGTTTTACTAGGGAGCGGTACTTGCTTATACAAAAGATAGCTTAAAGCAACTAAACCGGCTAAGGAAGCTCTGCCAAATGCAATGAAGTAAGGATTGAAGCTTTGAACGGTAATTTTACTTACCGGCAAGGTTAGGCTAAAAACAAGAATGCCAATAAAGCCAATGAGCATTCCCTTAGTCTCTTTATTCACTATCACCCTTGGGAGAAAAAATACTGCTGAACAATTTTTAAGAAAGTGTGGCGATGGCAGCTTTAATTGCTGCAGGCAATTGACTGACAAGCTGCCGGCGTTCCGCTAGTTTACTGAGAGGTAATTCTTGAACTCTTTTTGACCACACAGATCCTGGGAAGAAAGCATCATCCTTATATCTGGGAATTACATGCCAATGTATGTGGGGAACCATGTTGCCTAAGGCTGCAATATTGACCTTATCTGGACACATCACATGCCTGATCGCTTCCTCTACTGCAAAGACTAGCGACATCAGGTGTTCGCGCTCACCATAAGTCAGATCGGTCATCTCAGCAATATGGCGATTCCAGATCACACGACAAAAGCCGGGCAGATCAGGATCATTTACTAAGATGACTCTGCAGTCATCCCCACGCCAAATTAATTGACCCTCTTCAGGTCTAAGCTCTTCTTTACAGAGTACGCAATTAGTCATGGGAAGAATGTAAACTAAAAAGGCATCTAAGTCACCCTTGTGGGGTAATTTAGATGCCGTGACAGTAAGACTGGATTCTTTTACTGTTCTATTGGGAACTACTGAG
This genomic interval carries:
- the rsxB gene encoding electron transport complex subunit RsxB yields the protein MNIKQTKELADRLEDILPQTQCTKCSYPDCRAYAQAMATGEALPNRCPPGGIVGIERLSAILTPIFPQDAFELHPTINSECGLERPRPVAFIDPTTCIGCTLCIQACPVDAIVGASKQMHVVLSDWCTGCDLCIPPCPVDCITMLDVTDKKTGWDAWSQELADLARTRYATRNIRLDREQRDNDERLAKKAAAKLAVVNAENPDSEAARKEQERKRAIIAAAIARAQQQK
- a CDS encoding HIT family protein, with translation MTNCVLCKEELRPEEGQLIWRGDDCRVILVNDPDLPGFCRVIWNRHIAEMTDLTYGEREHLMSLVFAVEEAIRHVMCPDKVNIAALGNMVPHIHWHVIPRYKDDAFFPGSVWSKRVQELPLSKLAERRQLVSQLPAAIKAAIATLS
- a CDS encoding amino acid aminotransferase encodes the protein MNLFTSVQLAPKDPIFGLTEAYVADQRADKVNLGVGVYYTDEGKVPLLKAVIQAEEAIVAKHSPRSYIPIEGPNPYNSAVQNLLFGTDSSLIKDGRVVTAECLGGTGALRVGADFIKRLNLNAPCAISNPTWENHRGIFESAGFEVVEYTYFDGKTRGVDFDGMVKSLESFPKYTTVLLHACCHNPTGADITEAQWRQVIDICKAKELIPFLDMAYQGFAAGIEQDGIAVRLFAQSGMSFFVSSSFSKSFSLYGERVGALSIVTQSKDESTRVLSQLKRVIRTNYSNPPTHGAAIAAAVLNSPELRKLWEDELAQMRDRIKAMRHGLVEKLAAAGVKQDFAFIEAQRGMFSYSGLSAEQVERLQKEDGIYALSTGRICVAALNTKNIDKVAKAIARVLA
- a CDS encoding DUF1841 family protein translates to MAIFNPTREEVRRFFCDTWKKKTRDQILTPMETLASDWMVEHPEYHGLLADPEVAVAQDYTPERGETNPFLHLSMHLSISEQTSIDQPPGIKEVSEKLAKKQGSTHEAQHAMMECLGQVMWEAQRDGQPLSPEKYLEALQKLI
- the nth gene encoding endonuclease III, which gives rise to MNLEKRQAFFELLRENNPHPETELEYSSPFELLIAVLLSAQATDISVNKGTRQLFKIANTPQALLDLGEQGVKPFIQHIGLFNSKGKHIQETCRILLEKHGGEVPQNREELELLPGVGRKTANVILNTAFGQPTMAVDTHIFRVSNRTGLAPGKDVVKVEEQLLKRIPKEFLMDAHHWLILHGRYTCKARNPDCEQCIVEPLCGFKQKTGKGKVRGNI
- a CDS encoding polyhydroxyalkanoate depolymerase, with product MLYQLHEFQKALLQPMSSWARAASEAFINASNPASKVPGSERLAASYELLYRLGKDYKKPEFGIRSVQAHGREVAIHERTIVAKPFCNLIRFKRFSDDLDVIKKLKDDPVVLVVAPLSGHHSTLLRDTVRTLLQDHKVYITDWIDARIVPADAEDFGLDDYVHYIQDFIRVIGAEDLHVISVCQPTVPTLGAISLMASAGEKTPASMIMMGGPIDARKSPTAVNNLADQKSYDWFESHVIYRVPPSYPGAGRKVYPGFLQHTGFIAMNPQNHMQSHWDYFQNLVRGDEQDAEAHIRFYDEYNAVLDMDAKFYLDTIKTVFQDYSLPNGTWAVSGDLVKPQDIKKTALLTVEGELDDISGSGQTRAAHALCAGIPKADKDHYEVAGAGHYGIFSGRRWREKVYPKIKSFIREHQGVQKKTRARPPKLEGSKSA
- a CDS encoding DMT family transporter translates to MNKETKGMLIGFIGILVFSLTLPVSKITVQSFNPYFIAFGRASLAGLVALSYLLYKQVPLPSKTDLLKFAVIALGVVFGFPIFTTLAMKEGSSSHGAVILGMMPLATTVIGVIRFKERPSIGFWLVSILGAALVMMYALLKSSGSFTYVDILLVLGGICACVGYVEGGELSRKMNPRTVISWALVISLPINIVATYFTFSSSYWGADVVAWTSFVYLSIFPMYLGFFFWYEGLAIGGIARVSQVQLIQPFCTLLASSFFLDDRITLMNMIFAFLVVSTVILSKRMLVKRSH